CTGATTAGAGTTATTTTAGCTCTTATTTAGAACAATGATTAAGTGAGATTTCTAtgattttcaaagaaaaattatgattatttttttctgcaaTAGGTATGAGAGTAGCAGCTTTAGAGGCCGAAGATCCACAGGTACTATCATGTAATTTGCGTACATTAAATCGTCTTATATAAActgcaaataaacaaaaaaataacgaaatcTAAAACGATTTTTGCAGACAATGCACAAAGATGCAGGCATATCTTCTCGTCAGATAAGAGTTTTGGATGAAAACAGAGAGCAGCTAGACGTGTTTAATGACCCAGAATCGAATCGTGAATTTTCTGACAGCATGATAGCAGACGGTCAATCACTTGACGGACAGGTACGAATTCTGTGCAGATAATACTTTATGATGCAAGCGAGTAACAAAGTTCAGATTTCATATTCCAAGCATGAATCACACATCAATCTGTATGAGTAATTGtgttcgaaaaataattctcaGATAAAATCTCTGTTGGCAACATGTTATTGCAATCATTGATTTGATtcgaaataatattttgatcaAATTGGAATATATAACATAAGATCCATTAATTTGCTTTTAATcaatcaaaatttaaattctaggtAGAACCGAAGTCATTCAGATTTCCAGAAGTAAAAAACGATGTTGATATGATGGATACGAGCACCAACTTTACATCAAGAATGAACACCGACCTTATCGAAGACAGAATGATAGATCGAGGATCCCTGGAACTAGACGATTTGACTAGATCGAACAGTAATGAATTACCAATCAAAAAGCATCTCATGGTAGATCTGAACCCTAGCACAAACCTAATTGCAAATCCCGGAACTATTCATCAAGTGACTTTCGATATAACTAATAATCACATCTTAACAATCCAGCATTATTTTGTGCCTAAAAGCTCGTTCTTCAGAATAGTTTCTGTTAGACCACCGTCTGATTCGTAAGAcgaatgaaatttttcaaattaaatcttgtttacagaaaaatttctttatctCATTAgctataaattatttttagtatagTGATACCTCCAGGTCAAACTATCAGTGTGAGGGTGTACATCCAGGTACCACCTACCGTTTCCGAATCAGTTCTTAATACAGTATCACTTCAAGTTCAAGGCATCGAAGCTTTGGAAAAGACTGCCAATATTTACGTACGATCAGCGGGAAGTCGGGTAAGCctatgacaataaaatttgagATTCCTTGGTATATTATTTAATGAGGCAGTGATCATGTCATtgcaattttttctctttgcacACGATGACTGGTCATTTTCACAATTTTATCGTTTGTTCATTTGGTAGGTATTCGACGATGTCAGGCCGACGATTTACTACTACTTTAACAACAATTGTGCGGGAAGAACGAATGCGGAGAAATGCTTGAAAAGCTACTGGAGTGTCGACATTACGATACAAGATTCGGAGTCAGGTGAGATTTTCTGAACGTCGTAACGATATCCTCCTAGATCGCTTCGATAGCTTCTAATAAGCAaaattttcgatttacagGTTTAAAGAGCGTGACGTCGACTCCAAGAGGAGCTTATCCACGTTCCCAGTACGTCAGCGGTACCTCGAGTCCCGTTTACTTCTATTACTCCAACAATTGTTGTAGCCGCGTGCTCGAGATCTCGGCGACCGACGTGTCGGGAAATGTTTATTCCAGAAGAATCGACGTTGGAGGTAACTAAAATtagaatattcaaaataatagtTGCTAACGTTTTTTGCCGCTTCAATTCCAAGCGAATTTGTTCAAATAAAGCGGTCGAGAAATACGATCTCTCTATATCGTATTATGTAAATATCACGTTTCGACTCTAATTTCAAATGAGTTCGCACTCTAACTTGCAACGTAAATGGAATAATGCCTATACGATAGTGCATAAGTtatcaaaatgaaaaatatatctatatttaagatttcaaatttttttctgattcGTAGAATGGTACAATCTGACAGAAGGGGAGATCGCAGCAGTTGTCGTAGGCGTACTTTTTATCATCCTCCTAATTATTCTAATCGTCATATCGATTTTGTATTGTACTAATCGACGATCGAGTCATGATTTGCCGTACTCCCAACGATATGGATCCAGATCAGCACCGCGCAGTTCAGAGTAATTTGTAATAACTCGTACATTATTAACTCATGACAAGACTACGCATttatattgcaaaattttcattgcatttattctatagtttaaaatattagcGTCAAGGTTCGTCGTCTTCAAAAGGCATGATTTGTGTATTTACTTGTACTTAAATTAAGATGTAGTACTCTAATGTTTGATTTTTACGTTTGtatctatttttaaataaaatcataatatTTACAATCATTCAATTTCTTAATAAAATCTGAAGCTAACTTGAATTTTGTAGCCCTACGTATTCCATATGGGACGTTCGATAACATTTGCGCAATCGTCcaatatatactatacatataAAGAAAATCGTAATTTAAGAGGTtatgtttttcaaagatcCGCGATATCTCGCTCGAGTAAACCATCGGattattgcataaatattttgagcaactatttacaaacatatttgctacaaaattttaaaaagtattcAATTTGCTTGTTGTTTACTTGGCATAGAATCCAATACACTTGCAGCATTGTTGATTTCTTTGCTCTAACGAACGCGATAATTagtataattttgttaattaatacgAGCATTCATCAGCAAGCAACAAAAGAGGAAAAATATTCCCGTACAGTTCATTTCTCAGCTGATAAACGTTATCTCTCGATTCTTATTTATAGGTTAGGCAAATTACACGACGGCCAAAACCACATACTTTCAAGTACATGAAATCTTATTTCCTTCTTCAAATATATCTTGACGTAATACAAAAACAGCGTTGCACAAAGTGTAAATATACCCGACTATAGGCACACTGCGTGCAGTGCCATAAAcaaacgagagcgagaggcaCAGGAAAAGTACTCTGCTCCGAAATGTATTTCGGAGCTCTTTTGCGGACTTAAGTAAAAAATTCGGACAAATCAGCGGAACGATTTTTTATTCGATAAACAGCAATACGTCAACTTTCCCTTTCCCTAACCACTCCAGGATCTCTAAACTGCTGCAATTTTTAGGTTAAACAAGCCAAAATAAGCCAGACTCATTTTCATCCTGAAAAGCATCTGGTGCACATCCTAGTGTAAATCTTACCATCCTGGAGCACAGCAGGTGTCGCGGGTGTGACGGGCACGAGTAGAGCGGGCGCTTGAAAGCTGTCGAATTCGGTCTGCGCGACCGAGAGCAAGGGGTTCCGTAGCTTGTTCCTCGCCACCATCGAGCTATCCATCGAGGAAGGCTGTTGCTGCATCTTGTCTTGGTGTCACTATTTACTCCTGCACTTTATGTTTGTTTACAAGCCTGAGCACTGCACCATCGGAGACCGAAACGCGGCCATTACACACTTCCGTCGGGAATTAAAGGGAATCGGGCGGCACACTTTAAcgcgagacgagagagagagagagtacgaTATGTGtaggagtgagagagagagagggagagaaagacagTTTCCTCCGCGGCGACCTTATTCACGTATGCGCTATCGGTATGTGATGCCTCCACGTAAGCACGTGGAAGCTGCCATAACGCGGGCAGCATATGCTTGTTGTTGGTTTACatgcgagtgtgtgtgtatctggCGAGTGCTGGTTGCCTGACGTCTGAGGGTATTGTGACCGTCATGTGACCAAAGGCGCGATAATTGGAAAATTTAGTTGTTTGCGACGTTATCTCTTCGATGAGATAAACAATGCAGGGGGCACGTCTAGTTATTGCAAAATCGTGTTTTGAAACTGGAGGCTGAGTATCATGTTGAATAATGATTTATTCTAGACTTGTTTTAAAACCATTTATTTGGATTTGCTACAATTTTCAGTGTAACTTTTtcttgaaatgaaaaataaatttgctttgttgcattatttttgtttttgataagGTGATTTTAACACCACACATTGATATTTAACGAGTTTTAAAGCtcattttgtaatatttataaataaataacgctCTGTCGTGAGTAACATTGTTTCCTCTAATGCTTGACCAGTCGATGGCAAGACTAggaattaataaatacatatttgcCATACAGATCACTTGCAGATGTAGTTCATTTTATGAAAATGATATCTCTTCACTTTGCTTTGCCCTGAGCAGCAACAGATGCGATCGCGGCCTTCACGGTCTCCTCGTCACCAAGGAACTTCATGGAAACAACTGGCTTGAAGTTCTCATCCAGTTCGTATACAAATGGAATACCAGTTGGAAGGTTCAGACCCATGATAGCATCATTGCTCATTTCTGAAAGAGAAAATCAACAAGTTAAAATTTAAGTTAAATATTACTTTTGAGAATAAATTTGTTAACTTGAATACTCACGGTCAAGGTGCTTGACAATTCCTCTCAAGCTGTTACCATGAGCAGCAATGATGATTTTCTTTCCTTCCTTGAGTTGAGGAATGATGGTACCATTCCAGTATGGTAGAGTCCTCTCAATGGTCAGCTTCAGAGATTCAAACTTGGGGAACTCCTCAGGCTTGGGCTCAGCGGCGTACCTTGGATCTTTGACAATAGTTTCGTAATACTTGTGGTCTGGCTCCATTGGTGGTGGAGGGGTGTCGAAGGATCGTCTCCAGATT
The sequence above is drawn from the Nasonia vitripennis strain AsymCx chromosome 4, Nvit_psr_1.1, whole genome shotgun sequence genome and encodes:
- the LOC100118752 gene encoding phosphoglycerate mutase 2; protein product: MSKYRIVMVRHGESEWNQQNLFCGWYDANLSEKGKSEAAAAGKALKEAGYTFDVAHTSQLTRAQVTLATILKEIGQENIPIHKTWRLNERHYGGLTGMNKAETAAKYGEEQVQIWRRSFDTPPPPMEPDHKYYETIVKDPRYAAEPKPEEFPKFESLKLTIERTLPYWNGTIIPQLKEGKKIIIAAHGNSLRGIVKHLDQMSNDAIMGLNLPTGIPFVYELDENFKPVVSMKFLGDEETVKAAIASVAAQGKAK
- the LOC103317710 gene encoding uncharacterized protein LOC103317710; translated protein: MASRLLRCFLAVNIGVLMIVVNDCARTSEVDVRPTKMWRFLGNNDEAVLQRFRENIDEFSVGRIKCLRYCIQSRSITDQSPHVLHLIWKLGMKHTSEMGSAAISDRDFTPEILQGKSIKSDDSWNLRSKCTFSIVIGCELSRGLEDNVSKVEKNFIKSLQPNLEGSDDNGSSTLNFVSEKLVDKSGLTNATEIEFSVQPDQAEISAIILGNVSKIDLKMPIGNDASLGSTTRTTPPRLTLATSRMPVGLRLNVLNPPPGGWRLGVDGGEGYRLIVTSALVPAFFEGRDSLDRLVDDGMRVAALEAEDPQTMHKDAGISSRQIRVLDENREQLDVFNDPESNREFSDSMIADGQSLDGQVEPKSFRFPEVKNDVDMMDTSTNFTSRMNTDLIEDRMIDRGSLELDDLTRSNSNELPIKKHLMVDLNPSTNLIANPGTIHQVTFDITNNHILTIQHYFVPKSSFFRIVSVRPPSDSIVIPPGQTISVRVYIQVPPTVSESVLNTVSLQVQGIEALEKTANIYVRSAGSRVFDDVRPTIYYYFNNNCAGRTNAEKCLKSYWSVDITIQDSESGLKSVTSTPRGAYPRSQYVSGTSSPVYFYYSNNCCSRVLEISATDVSGNVYSRRIDVGEWYNLTEGEIAAVVVGVLFIILLIILIVISILYCTNRRSSHDLPYSQRYGSRSAPRSSE